In one Lolium rigidum isolate FL_2022 chromosome 3, APGP_CSIRO_Lrig_0.1, whole genome shotgun sequence genomic region, the following are encoded:
- the LOC124704181 gene encoding uncharacterized protein LOC124704181 isoform X2 encodes MDAIRKPVTAASSVHQSAANHLQPVVTLAQRNGVSRRGLLTLLASAAAVPEASESRKALLQDYVKRSKENKEKNDKERRDEVYKRNYKDYFGFMEGPVREKKEEDLTESEKGILAWLDKNK; translated from the exons ATGGACGCAATCAGAAAGCCAGTCACAGCAGCTTCATCTGTTCATCAATCAGCGGCAAATCATCTCCAGCCAGTCGTCACCTTGGCTCAGAGGAATGGAGTTAGCAGGAGGGGCCTGCTCACTCTGCTGGCATCCGCTGCAGCCGTACCCGAGGCCAGTGAATCAAGAAAGGCCCTATTGCAAG ATTATGTGAAGAGATCAAAGGAAAACAAAGAAAAGAATGACAAGGAG AGACGGGATGAAGTCTACAAGAGGAATTACAAGGATTATTTCGGTTTCATGGAGGGCCCGGTTAGAGAGAAGAAAGAGGAGGATCTCACAGAGTCAGAGAAAGGAATTCTCGCATGGCTTGACAAGAACAAGTAG
- the LOC124700447 gene encoding glycosyltransferase BC10-like codes for MQARVASMEDMKEARLTQGRLFPTGMLKLFLGFLLLGVGLSAAGMYMARHTLAAAAPALFRPCLGNSPPSSSSDLEDGLERWTRPPARARHAMADEELLWRASFAPRVRAYPFPRVPKLAFMFLTRGPLPLAPLWERFFRGNEGRYSVYVHALPSYRGNYTADSVFYQRDVASKVTEWGQMSMCDAERRLLANALLDISNEWFVLVSESCIPIFDFNTTYKYFQNSSQSFVMVFDDPGPYGRGRYNYNMTPEVELTQWRKGSQWFEVDRELAIEIIRDTRYYPKFKEFCRPHCYVDEHYFPTMLMIEAPQSLANRSITWVDWSRGGAHPATFGRRDITEEFLKRVQTGRTCLYNNQNTTTCFLFARKFAPSALEPLLELAPTVLGYG; via the exons ATGCAGGCGCGGGTGGCGTCCATGGAGGACATGAAGGAGGCGCGGCTCACCCAGGGCCGGCTCTTCCCGACGGGGATGCTCAAGCtcttcctcggcttcctcctcctcggcgtcggcctctccgccgccggcatGTACATGGCGCGCCacacgctcgccgccgccgcgcccgccctcTTCCGCCCCTGCCTCGGCAACtcgcccccctcctcctcctcggacctCGAGGACGGGCTCGAGCGCTGGACCCGcccgcccgcgcgcgcgcgccaCGCCATGGCGGACGAGGAGCTGCTGTGGCGCGCATCCTTCGCGCCGCGCGTGCGCGCCTACCCGTTCCCGCGCGTGCCCAAGCTCGCCTTCATGTTCCTCACGCGCGGCCCGCTCCCGCTGGCCCCCCTCTGGGAGCGCTTCTTCCGGGGGAACGAGGGGCGCTACTCCGTCTACGTCCACGCGCTCCCATCCTACCGCGGCAACTACACCGCCGACTCCGTCTTCTACCAACGGGATGTCGCCAGCAAG GTTACAGAATGGGGTCAGATGAGTATGTGTGATGCTGAGAGACGCCTGCTGGCAAATGCTTTGCTGGATATATCTAATGAGTGGTTTGTGCTTGTGTCGGAGTCATGCATTCCTATATTTGATTTCAACACCACATACAAATACTTTCAGAATTCAAGTCAAAGCTTTGTCATGGTGTTTGATGATCCTGGACCATATGGACGTGGCCGGTATAATTATAACATGACCCCTGAGGTTGAGCTCACACAATGGCGCAAAGGCTCGCAATGGTTTGAAGTAGACAGAGAACTTGCTATCGAGATCATTAGAGACACACGCTATTACCCGAAATTCAAGGAGTTCTGCAGACCTCATTGTTATGTTGATGAACACTACTTCCCTACCATGCTCATGATTGAAGCTCCGCAGAGCCTTGCTAATAGAAGTATCACTTGGGTGGATTGGTCAAGAGGCGGTGCACATCCAGCCACATTTGGTAGGCGAGATATCACAGAGGAATTCCTGAAAAGGGTTCAAACCGGGCGGACTTGTTTATACAATAATCAAAATACGACGACATGCTTCCTATTTGCTCGGAAGTTCGCTCCAAGTGCACTGGAGCCATTGTTAGAGTTAGCGCCCACTGTGCTCGGTTATGGCTGA